Proteins from one Tetrapisispora phaffii CBS 4417 chromosome 8, complete genome genomic window:
- the MRX21 gene encoding Mrx21p (similar to Saccharomyces cerevisiae YPR011C; ancestral locus Anc_8.115), with amino-acid sequence MSQELYKKLKSEGSVNFIGGGLAGAVSRTVVSPFERIKIILQVQKKTAIDQKFNAGIYASLKHIFDTEGWKGMFRGNGINCIRIFPYSAIQFIVYQNSMVHLFNNGISTSVNANRELARDYQRLICGSLCGFASVFLTYPIDLIRTRLSIQTSNLSVMGPTSTAINVHNPPGFAELSKRIWQTEGKVWGLYRGVVPTCLGVVPYVALNFTIYEKLKDFTILSRGDPSDASSSNLLKVSIGAVSGGVAQTIVYPFDLLRRRFQVINMGQHQMGFRYTGIANALYTIGKHEGGFKAYYNGLTINLFKVVPSTAVSWLVYELVCDFMREI; translated from the coding sequence ATGAGTCAGGAATTGTATAAGAAACTAAAGAGTGAAGGAAGTGTCAACTTCATTGGCGGTGGTCTGGCCGGCGCCGTCTCTAGAACGGTTGTTTCGCCATTCGAAAGGATCAAGATCATCTTGCAAGTGCAGAAGAAGACTGCCATTGACCAGAAGTTCAATGCAGGAATCTACGCATCATTAAAACATATATTTGACACGGAAGGCTGGAAGGGGATGTTTCGAGGTAATGGGATCAATTGCATACGAATCTTCCCGTATTCCGCAATACAGTTTATAGTGTACCAGAATAGTATGGTGCATCTGTTCAATAATGGCATTAGCACCAGTGTGAACGCGAATCGGGAGCTGGCAAGAGACTATCAACGATTGATATGCGGTTCTCTTTGCGGGTTCGCTAGTGTGTTTCTTACATACCCAATTGACTTGATTCGAACTCGCCTCTCGATCCAAACTTCGAACCTCTCAGTAATGGGGCCCACTTCCACGGCGATCAACGTGCACAATCCCCCGGGTTTTGCTGAGTTGTCCAAGAGAATCTGGCAAACAGAAGGGAAGGTATGGGGACTGTACCGAGGAGTGGTCCCGACTTGTCTTGGAGTGGTCCCCTATGTGGCGTTGAACTTTACGATATACGAAAAACTCAAGGACTTCACCATTCTCTCCCGGGGAGACCCTTCCGACGCCAGCAGCAGCAACCTTTTGAAAGTGTCGATCGGTGCAGTCAGTGGTGGCGTAGCGCAGACCATTGTGTACCCATTCGACCTGCTGCGCAGGAGGTTCCAAGTCATCAACATGGGCCAGCACCAGATGGGGTTCCGCTACACCGGCATCGCAAATGCCCTGTATACGATTGGCAAGCATGAAGGTGGGTTCAAGGCTTATTACAATGGCCTGACTATCAACCTGTTCAAAGTAGTGCCGTCGACGGCCGTGTCATGGCTGGTGTACGAGTTAGTGTGCGATTTTATGCGGGAGATTTGA
- the MRA1 gene encoding Mra1p (similar to Saccharomyces cerevisiae YPR010C-A; ancestral locus Anc_8.114) yields MRPAQLLLEAAKKQSGSKIPVELTPLFVAMGVALCSGTYFTYKKFCYDDSLRVSKNPEQSGLAHILEEKK; encoded by the coding sequence ATGAGACCAGCACAACTACTATTGGAGGCTGCCAAGAAGCAGTCAGGTTCCAAGATCCCTGTTGAATTGACGCCTTTATTCGTCGCCATGGGCGTTGCCTTATGTTCGGGTACGTATTTCACTTACAAGAAGTTCTGCTACGATGACAGTTTGCGAGTTTCCAAGAATCCAGAACAATCTGGGTTGGCTCATATTTTGgaagagaagaaataa